The Candidatus Baltobacteraceae bacterium DNA window CGTTCATGCCACCCATTCACGCGCGGCGCGGGAAATGAAAGAGCCCGCTTTACAGCGAGCTCTTTTGTGCTTTCGTCCTTCGACTACGCCCCAACAACTTCGTCGTTAGGGCTGCTCAGGATGACACACGTGACACAGTTGTTTACCGGTAGGACGGCTTCGATTGGAAGCAATCGCGGCAGTAAACCGGCTTGTCGCCGCGGGGCTGGAACGGAACTTCCGCTACGCCGCCGCACTGGCTGCAGGTGGCCTTGAACATTTCGCGCTGACGTCCGCCGCCGCCGCCGCTTTGCGAGCGTCCGGCTTTGCGCACGGCGCGGCAATCCTGGCAACGGCTGGGCTTGTTCGTGAAGCCCTTCATCGCGTAGAATTCTTGCTCGCCCGAAGTAAACGGGAACTGACGTCCGCAATCAACGCACGTGAGCA harbors:
- a CDS encoding zinc-ribbon domain containing protein encodes the protein MLTCVDCGRQFPFTSGEQEFYAMKGFTNKPSRCQDCRAVRKAGRSQSGGGGGRQREMFKATCSQCGGVAEVPFQPRGDKPVYCRDCFQSKPSYR